A genomic window from Synechococcus sp. CBW1107 includes:
- a CDS encoding Ycf34 family protein: protein MCICVDCHWVERCQAYHAVEGQHGVEHLSMEPDLCPESPRIHVQVISLEGDQVGVEWDVRACGSFQPDPGRWSRLRPGEMVPA from the coding sequence ATGTGCATCTGCGTCGACTGCCACTGGGTGGAGCGCTGTCAGGCCTATCACGCGGTGGAGGGGCAGCACGGTGTGGAGCACCTCAGCATGGAGCCGGATCTCTGTCCCGAGTCTCCCCGCATTCATGTGCAGGTGATCAGCCTGGAGGGCGATCAGGTGGGGGTGGAGTGGGACGTGAGGGCTTGCGGCAGTTTCCAGCCCGACCCTGGCCGCTGGAGCCGCTTGCGCCCAGGAGAGATGGTGCCGGCATGA
- the radA gene encoding DNA repair protein RadA, producing MGRSTPFYACQSCGAQSRQFFGRCPGCGSWNSLVEQSNPAADGRRRRAAPAPPADGATPLPRRSEPIQAVGERPLRRLATGFPELDRVLGGGLVPGSLVLVGGDPGIGKSTLLLQSARALAEACSVLYVSAEESAQQVKLRWRRLGPEAGAEGTGDQAGLQLLAETDLELVLQELEALRPAVAIIDSIQALHDAELSSAPGSVSQVRDCAAALQRLAKRQDTALLLVGHVTKEGMLAGPKVLEHLVDAVLTFEGDRFASHRLLRAVKNRFGATHELGVFEMRDRGLAEVTNPSELFLGGDGPCAGTATIVACEGTRPLLVDLQALVSTTSYASPRRTATGIGINRLHQILAVLEKHLGLPLSRFDCYLAVAGGLDVEEPAADLGVAAAVVASYRDLTLPAGTVLVGELGLGGQIRSVGQLELRLQEAARLGFTRAVVPRGSGLAPVAAALGLELLEAGGVAEALVAALGADPAAD from the coding sequence TTGGGACGTTCCACCCCTTTCTACGCCTGCCAGAGCTGTGGAGCTCAATCCCGGCAGTTCTTCGGTCGCTGTCCGGGGTGCGGCAGCTGGAACAGCCTGGTGGAGCAGAGCAATCCCGCCGCTGATGGCCGCCGTCGGCGCGCCGCACCGGCTCCCCCTGCGGATGGGGCCACCCCCCTGCCGCGGCGCTCCGAGCCGATTCAGGCCGTGGGCGAGCGCCCGCTGCGACGGCTCGCCACGGGCTTCCCTGAGCTGGATCGGGTCCTCGGCGGTGGCCTGGTGCCCGGATCGCTGGTCCTGGTGGGCGGGGATCCCGGCATCGGCAAGTCGACCCTGCTGCTGCAGAGCGCGCGGGCCCTGGCGGAGGCCTGCTCCGTGCTCTACGTGAGTGCCGAGGAATCGGCCCAGCAGGTCAAGCTGCGCTGGCGGCGCCTGGGCCCGGAGGCAGGAGCGGAGGGGACGGGCGACCAGGCCGGCCTGCAGTTGCTGGCCGAAACCGACCTGGAGCTGGTGCTCCAGGAGCTGGAGGCGCTGCGTCCGGCTGTGGCCATCATCGACAGCATCCAGGCCCTCCATGACGCCGAGCTGAGCAGCGCCCCGGGCTCGGTCTCCCAGGTCAGGGATTGCGCCGCAGCCCTGCAGCGGCTGGCCAAGCGCCAGGACACGGCCCTGCTGCTGGTGGGCCATGTGACCAAGGAGGGGATGCTGGCGGGGCCGAAGGTGCTCGAGCATCTGGTGGATGCCGTGCTCACCTTCGAGGGTGACCGCTTTGCCAGCCACCGCCTGCTGAGGGCGGTCAAGAACCGCTTCGGGGCCACCCATGAACTGGGGGTGTTCGAGATGCGCGACCGGGGCCTGGCGGAGGTGACCAACCCCAGCGAGCTGTTCCTGGGGGGAGACGGACCCTGCGCCGGCACCGCCACGATCGTGGCCTGCGAGGGCACCCGGCCGCTGCTGGTGGATCTCCAGGCGCTGGTGAGCACCACCAGTTACGCCAGCCCGAGGCGAACCGCCACGGGGATCGGCATCAACCGTCTGCACCAGATCCTGGCGGTGCTGGAGAAGCACCTGGGCCTGCCCCTCTCCCGCTTCGATTGCTATCTGGCCGTGGCTGGGGGACTGGATGTGGAGGAGCCCGCCGCTGATCTGGGGGTGGCGGCTGCGGTGGTCGCCAGCTACCGCGACCTCACCCTGCCGGCCGGCACGGTGCTGGTGGGGGAGCTGGGGCTGGGGGGACAGATCCGCTCGGTGGGGCAGCTGGAGTTACGTCTGCAGGAGGCGGCTCGCCTCGGGTTCACCCGGGCCGTGGTGCCCCGCGGCAGCGGGCTGGCTCCGGTGGCGGCCGCTCTGGGGCTGGAGCTGCTGGAGGCCGGAGGGGTGGCTGAGGCCCTGGTGGCGGCCCTGGGGGCGGATCCCGCCGCCGACTGA
- the fabD gene encoding ACP S-malonyltransferase: MGIAWVFPGQGSQKTGMAGGVLELPEARERFAAASDLLGSDLLAICAGETCEGEGKQTDLSDTRNTQPALFVLESLLVDGLKAQGRLADLVAGHSLGELVALYAAEVFDFRTGLELMCRRSELMAAAGGGAMTAVMGFDRRELEALVEASEGVVIANDNSAAQVVISGLPEAVTTLASQLSCRRAIPLAVSGAFHSPFMADAADAFAALLEEVPFGHARIPVLSNTDPTPTTQGAELKQRLRRQMVSGVRWRETMDQMAAHGIDTVVEIGPGNVLSGLIKRSLSGVTTAQIGSAADLGL; this comes from the coding sequence ATGGGGATTGCCTGGGTGTTTCCCGGCCAGGGCTCACAGAAAACCGGCATGGCCGGTGGTGTGCTGGAGCTCCCGGAGGCCCGCGAACGCTTCGCCGCCGCCTCCGATCTGCTGGGCAGCGACCTGCTGGCGATCTGTGCCGGGGAAACGTGCGAGGGGGAGGGGAAGCAGACCGATCTGAGCGACACCCGCAACACCCAACCTGCCCTGTTCGTGCTGGAAAGCCTGCTGGTGGATGGCCTCAAGGCCCAGGGGCGCCTGGCCGATCTCGTGGCCGGCCACAGCCTCGGGGAACTGGTGGCCCTCTATGCCGCCGAAGTCTTCGACTTCAGGACCGGCCTCGAGCTGATGTGCCGTCGCAGCGAGCTGATGGCCGCGGCCGGAGGCGGAGCGATGACTGCGGTGATGGGCTTCGATCGCAGAGAACTGGAGGCCCTGGTGGAGGCCAGCGAAGGCGTGGTGATCGCCAACGACAACAGTGCGGCCCAGGTGGTGATCTCCGGCCTTCCGGAAGCCGTGACCACCCTGGCCTCCCAGCTCTCCTGCAGGCGGGCCATCCCACTGGCCGTCTCCGGGGCCTTCCACTCTCCGTTCATGGCCGATGCGGCCGACGCTTTCGCCGCCCTGCTGGAGGAGGTCCCCTTCGGCCACGCCAGGATCCCGGTGCTGAGCAACACGGATCCAACCCCCACCACCCAGGGAGCCGAGCTCAAGCAGCGCCTGCGCCGGCAGATGGTCAGCGGGGTGCGCTGGCGGGAAACCATGGATCAGATGGCGGCCCACGGGATCGACACCGTGGTGGAGATCGGCCCTGGCAACGTGCTCAGTGGTCTGATCAAACGCAGCCTGAGCGGGGTCACCACCGCCCAGATCGGCAGCGCCGCCGACCTGGGCCTGTGA
- a CDS encoding cation-translocating P-type ATPase — MKCGGCVRAVERRLLEQPGVSQASVNLVTRTAWIGLDPARSTPSDDPATALIASLQALGFEAHRRDQTGPDPSRAERDRQRRWRQEWRQLIVALSLLLVSVLGHLAQGGHLPAALMALPGVPRLGDLGFHALVASVALLGPGREILVRGARNAWQRTPSMDTLVGLGMGSAYLASLVAYLQPASGWPCFFNEPVMLLGFVLLGRFLEERARNRTGQALEQLAHLQPDTALLLLGDGPPREVRVGGLRPGDRIRLLPGDRVPVDAEVVEGHSAVDVSSLTGEPLPLDAGPGNELMAGMLNLQAPLELEVRRTGPESTLARIIALVEQAQARKAPIQSLADRVAGRFSVAVLLLALATFVFWWQWGTRLWPQVLMGAGHGAHVGHGVLGATATTPFSLALQLAIAVLVVACPCALGLATPTAITVGSGQAARSGLLFRGGDAIEMAARLDSVLFDKTGTLTLGRPLVVAVLPAGGGDPVGAAGDALVQVAASLEQHTRHPLAHALLQEAQCRGLSLTQVSESRTEVGSGVEGRLEGLEGLARVGRPGWLSDHGLTLPADLEQQLDHLESEGATVLAVAAPAAVLGLVAVQDQPRADAAQALAELAEMGLRLGVLSGDRREPVLQLGDRLGLPAAGLAWELDPQQKLEHILRWRQQGTVAMVGDGINDAPALAAADLGIAVGTGTQIAQDTADLVILGDRLESLVEALRLARRTLAKVKQNLFWAFGYNLIVLPIAAGALLPGFGLLLSPPLAALLMAVSSITVVVNALLLHGRA; from the coding sequence ATGAAGTGCGGCGGCTGCGTGCGGGCGGTGGAGCGACGCCTTCTCGAGCAGCCCGGGGTCAGCCAGGCCAGCGTCAATCTGGTGACCCGCACCGCCTGGATCGGCCTGGATCCGGCCCGGAGCACCCCGTCTGACGATCCGGCGACAGCCTTGATCGCCAGCCTGCAGGCCCTGGGTTTCGAGGCTCACCGGCGCGATCAGACGGGCCCCGATCCCAGCCGCGCCGAGCGCGACCGGCAGCGTCGCTGGCGTCAGGAGTGGCGCCAGCTGATCGTGGCCCTCAGCCTGCTGCTGGTGTCGGTGCTCGGTCACCTGGCTCAGGGGGGCCACCTGCCGGCGGCCCTGATGGCCCTGCCCGGGGTGCCCAGGCTGGGGGATCTGGGCTTTCACGCCCTCGTGGCCAGCGTGGCCCTGCTCGGACCCGGGCGGGAAATCCTGGTGCGGGGCGCCCGCAACGCCTGGCAGCGGACCCCCAGCATGGACACCCTGGTGGGGCTGGGCATGGGCAGCGCCTACCTGGCCAGCCTGGTGGCCTATCTGCAGCCGGCGTCGGGCTGGCCCTGCTTCTTCAATGAGCCCGTGATGCTGCTGGGCTTCGTGCTGCTGGGCCGCTTCCTTGAAGAGCGTGCCCGCAACCGCACAGGCCAGGCCCTCGAGCAGCTGGCGCATCTGCAGCCCGACACGGCCCTGCTTCTCCTTGGCGATGGACCTCCCCGGGAGGTGCGCGTCGGCGGCCTTCGCCCAGGCGATCGGATCCGTCTGCTTCCCGGGGACCGCGTCCCCGTCGACGCTGAGGTGGTGGAGGGTCACTCCGCGGTGGATGTGTCCAGTCTCACGGGGGAGCCTCTCCCCCTGGACGCCGGGCCCGGCAACGAGCTGATGGCCGGAATGCTCAACCTGCAGGCACCCCTGGAGCTGGAGGTGCGGCGCACCGGGCCCGAATCCACCCTGGCCCGGATCATTGCCCTGGTGGAGCAGGCCCAGGCCCGCAAGGCGCCGATCCAGAGCCTGGCTGACCGGGTGGCCGGCCGCTTCAGCGTGGCCGTTCTGCTGCTGGCCCTGGCCACGTTCGTGTTCTGGTGGCAATGGGGCACCAGGCTCTGGCCGCAGGTGCTGATGGGGGCGGGCCACGGGGCCCATGTCGGCCACGGGGTCCTGGGGGCCACGGCCACCACACCCTTCTCCCTCGCGCTGCAGCTGGCGATTGCCGTGCTGGTGGTGGCCTGCCCCTGCGCCCTGGGCCTGGCCACCCCCACGGCGATCACGGTGGGATCGGGCCAGGCGGCCCGTTCCGGCCTGCTCTTCCGCGGCGGCGACGCGATCGAGATGGCGGCCCGACTCGACAGCGTGCTGTTCGACAAGACCGGAACCCTCACCCTTGGCCGGCCTCTGGTGGTGGCCGTCCTGCCCGCTGGCGGCGGCGACCCCGTCGGTGCGGCTGGGGATGCCCTGGTCCAAGTCGCCGCCAGCCTCGAGCAGCACACCCGCCACCCGCTGGCCCATGCCCTGCTGCAGGAGGCCCAGTGCCGCGGTCTGTCCCTGACCCAGGTGAGCGAGAGCCGTACCGAGGTGGGGTCCGGTGTGGAGGGCCGGCTGGAAGGGCTGGAAGGGCTGGCCCGGGTCGGACGCCCGGGCTGGCTGAGTGACCACGGTCTGACCCTCCCTGCCGATCTGGAACAGCAGCTGGACCATCTGGAGTCGGAGGGGGCCACGGTGCTGGCGGTGGCCGCCCCGGCGGCCGTGCTCGGCCTGGTGGCGGTTCAGGACCAGCCCCGCGCCGATGCGGCCCAGGCCCTTGCTGAGCTCGCGGAGATGGGCCTGAGGCTGGGGGTGCTGAGCGGAGATCGCCGCGAGCCCGTGTTGCAGCTGGGTGATCGCCTCGGCCTGCCCGCCGCTGGCCTGGCCTGGGAACTCGACCCCCAGCAGAAGCTGGAGCACATCCTGCGCTGGCGTCAGCAGGGGACCGTGGCGATGGTGGGTGATGGCATCAATGACGCTCCGGCCCTCGCAGCGGCTGATCTGGGCATCGCCGTGGGCACCGGCACCCAGATCGCGCAGGACACCGCTGATCTGGTGATCCTCGGCGACCGGCTGGAGTCGTTGGTGGAGGCCCTCCGGCTGGCTCGTCGCACCCTGGCCAAGGTGAAGCAGAACCTGTTCTGGGCCTTCGGCTACAACCTGATCGTGCTGCCGATCGCCGCTGGGGCCCTGCTGCCGGGCTTCGGCCTGCTGCTCTCCCCCCCGCTGGCCGCTCTCCTGATGGCGGTCAGTTCGATCACCGTGGTCGTCAACGCGTTGCTGCTCCATGGCCGTGCCTGA
- the tsaB gene encoding tRNA (adenosine(37)-N6)-threonylcarbamoyltransferase complex dimerization subunit type 1 TsaB: MSAATPPWLLALHSTSEVLGLGLAPLAPSSHPAAQAEPSSTIRSHPLGRRLSNDLLACVEELLPAHRWHQLARLAVATGPGGFTGTRVTVVFARTLAQQLALPLDGFSSFLLIAHRLRQRAEVDDQPFWLLQELPRRGIVAGCYAVDEWALGGIAEREAPRLYGQLSDLPAGPRLEARVDPAADVDQLLRLSGLAATAGSAAPWAGVLPLYPTSPVGQP; encoded by the coding sequence ATGAGCGCTGCCACCCCGCCCTGGTTGCTGGCACTGCACAGCACGAGCGAGGTTCTGGGGCTGGGACTCGCCCCTCTGGCGCCGTCGTCGCACCCTGCAGCGCAGGCCGAGCCAAGCTCCACCATCCGCAGTCATCCCCTGGGCCGGAGGCTCTCCAACGACCTGCTGGCCTGCGTCGAGGAGCTGCTGCCCGCCCACCGGTGGCACCAGCTGGCGCGTCTGGCCGTCGCCACGGGCCCGGGCGGATTCACCGGCACCCGGGTGACCGTGGTCTTCGCCCGCACCCTGGCCCAGCAGCTGGCGCTGCCCCTGGATGGATTCAGCAGCTTCCTGCTGATCGCTCACCGCCTGCGTCAGCGGGCCGAGGTGGACGATCAGCCCTTCTGGCTGTTGCAGGAGCTTCCCCGTCGAGGCATCGTGGCGGGTTGCTACGCCGTGGACGAGTGGGCTCTGGGGGGAATCGCCGAGCGGGAGGCTCCGCGCCTGTACGGACAGCTCAGCGATCTGCCGGCAGGCCCTCGCCTGGAGGCACGGGTCGATCCGGCCGCCGACGTGGACCAGTTGCTGCGCCTGAGCGGCCTGGCGGCGACGGCGGGATCGGCGGCTCCCTGGGCCGGCGTGCTTCCCCTGTATCCCACCAGCCCGGTGGGCCAGCCCTGA
- a CDS encoding beta-ketoacyl-ACP synthase III, protein MALVGSGSSLPLVSISNEQLSRRVDTNDAWIRSRTGISARRIAGPGETLTSLATAAARAALDQAGWDAGDLDLILLATSSPDDLFGTAPRVQGALGARRAAAFDLTAACSGFLFALITAGQYIRGGTVGRALVIGADQLSRWIDWDDRSTCVLFGDGAAAVAVEACEESSNGLLGFKMHSDGRRADCLSLRQRDDHVPLLEGHSNQKGGFETIHMNGQEVYKFAVREVPAVLQDLLQSTGTSSEQLDWLLLHQANQRILDAVADRFAIPHERVLSNLARYGNTSAATIPLMLDEAVRDGRVRPGDLIASSGFGAGLSWGAALLRWGGPEVSRGPADPTRTAPP, encoded by the coding sequence ATGGCCCTGGTGGGCAGCGGCAGCTCTCTGCCGCTGGTCAGCATCAGCAATGAGCAGCTCAGCCGCAGGGTCGACACCAACGACGCCTGGATCCGCAGCCGCACCGGCATCAGCGCCCGCCGGATCGCCGGTCCCGGTGAAACCCTCACCAGCCTGGCCACCGCTGCCGCCCGGGCCGCCCTGGATCAGGCCGGCTGGGACGCCGGGGATCTGGACCTGATCCTGCTGGCCACATCCAGTCCCGATGATCTGTTCGGCACGGCCCCCAGGGTGCAGGGGGCCCTCGGGGCCAGGCGGGCGGCGGCCTTCGATCTCACCGCCGCCTGCAGCGGCTTTCTCTTTGCCCTGATCACCGCCGGCCAGTACATCCGGGGAGGGACGGTGGGGCGGGCCCTGGTGATCGGTGCCGATCAGCTCAGCCGCTGGATCGACTGGGACGACCGCAGCACCTGCGTGCTCTTCGGTGACGGTGCCGCTGCCGTGGCGGTGGAAGCCTGCGAGGAGTCGAGCAACGGCCTGCTGGGCTTCAAGATGCACTCCGATGGCCGCCGGGCCGACTGCCTCTCCCTGCGCCAGCGCGACGATCACGTTCCTCTGCTGGAGGGTCATTCGAACCAGAAAGGCGGCTTCGAGACCATCCACATGAATGGCCAGGAGGTCTACAAGTTCGCCGTCCGGGAGGTCCCGGCGGTGCTGCAGGATCTGCTGCAGAGCACCGGCACCTCATCGGAGCAGCTCGACTGGCTGTTGCTGCACCAGGCCAATCAGCGCATCCTCGATGCAGTGGCCGACCGCTTCGCCATCCCGCATGAGCGTGTGCTCAGCAACCTGGCCCGCTACGGCAACACCTCCGCCGCCACCATCCCGCTGATGCTGGATGAGGCGGTCAGGGATGGCCGGGTGCGCCCGGGCGATCTGATCGCCAGCAGCGGCTTCGGAGCCGGACTCAGCTGGGGTGCGGCACTGCTGCGCTGGGGTGGCCCTGAGGTCTCCCGGGGGCCCGCCGACCCCACTCGAACCGCACCGCCGTAG
- a CDS encoding photosystem I assembly protein Ycf3, whose amino-acid sequence MPRSQRNDNFIDKSFTVMADLILKVLPTNRRAKEAFAYYRDGMSAQGDGEYAEALENYDEALKLEDDPLDRAFILYNMALVYTSNGDHQRAIETYEQVLELNSHMPQALNNMAVIHHHLGSLAEERGDTDEADRRFSQAAEYWTKAIRMAPNNYIEAQNWIKTSGRGSVDVYF is encoded by the coding sequence GTGCCCCGCAGCCAACGCAACGACAACTTCATCGACAAGAGCTTCACGGTGATGGCCGACCTGATCCTCAAGGTGCTGCCCACCAACCGCCGCGCCAAGGAGGCCTTCGCCTACTACCGCGACGGCATGAGCGCCCAGGGCGATGGTGAATACGCCGAGGCGCTCGAGAACTACGACGAGGCGCTCAAGCTGGAAGATGACCCCCTGGATCGCGCCTTCATCCTCTACAACATGGCCCTGGTGTACACGAGCAACGGCGACCACCAGCGGGCGATCGAGACCTACGAACAGGTGCTGGAGCTCAACAGCCACATGCCCCAGGCCCTGAACAACATGGCGGTGATCCACCACCACCTGGGCTCCCTGGCCGAGGAGCGGGGCGACACCGACGAGGCGGACCGACGCTTCTCCCAGGCCGCCGAGTACTGGACCAAGGCGATCCGGATGGCCCCCAACAACTACATCGAAGCCCAGAACTGGATCAAGACCAGCGGCCGCGGTTCCGTCGACGTGTATTTCTGA
- a CDS encoding 1-acyl-sn-glycerol-3-phosphate acyltransferase — MPPRRRLRRRRTEPPGLLTPRPSLTYRLISYLLVFPVFRLLFRGRTSGNDRVPMDGALVVVANHGSHLDPPLLGHALGRPVAFMAKAELFRVPLLGPIIRACGAYPVSRGASDREAIRIATDRLLEGWATGVFIDGTRQPDGRVNQPQPGAALLASRAGVPLLPVAIINSHRALGTGQSTPRMVPIHIRIGQIIPPPASRRRVDLLATTAACQEQINALLDQGLLAPGRAPAALPPTSEDPDR; from the coding sequence ATCCCTCCCCGCCGCCGCCTGCGCCGCCGCCGGACTGAGCCCCCGGGCCTGCTCACCCCCAGGCCGAGCCTCACCTATCGCCTGATCAGCTACCTGCTGGTGTTTCCGGTGTTCCGGCTGCTGTTCAGGGGCCGCACCAGCGGCAATGACCGGGTTCCCATGGATGGGGCCCTGGTGGTGGTCGCGAACCATGGGTCCCATCTCGACCCGCCCCTGCTGGGGCACGCCCTGGGGCGTCCTGTGGCCTTCATGGCCAAGGCCGAACTGTTCCGGGTGCCCCTGCTGGGGCCCATCATCCGGGCCTGCGGGGCCTATCCCGTCTCCCGTGGTGCCAGCGACAGGGAGGCCATCCGCATTGCCACCGACCGCCTGCTCGAGGGCTGGGCCACCGGCGTGTTCATCGACGGCACCCGCCAGCCGGACGGGCGCGTGAATCAACCGCAGCCAGGAGCCGCCCTGCTGGCGTCACGGGCAGGGGTTCCTCTCCTGCCGGTGGCGATCATCAACAGCCACCGGGCCCTCGGAACAGGCCAGAGCACACCAAGGATGGTGCCGATCCACATCCGCATCGGCCAGATCATTCCGCCACCCGCCTCCCGTCGCCGCGTCGACCTGCTGGCCACCACCGCCGCCTGTCAGGAGCAGATCAATGCGCTCCTGGATCAGGGCCTGCTGGCCCCAGGGCGGGCCCCAGCCGCCCTGCCGCCCACGAGCGAAGATCCCGACCGGTGA
- the rpaB gene encoding response regulator transcription factor RpaB, with amino-acid sequence MTVSSSAKETILVVDDEASIRRILDTRLSMIGYQVVTASDGVEALEAFRQSNPDLVVLDVMMPKLDGYGVCQELRKESDVPIVMLTALGDVADRITGLELGADDYVVKPFSPKELEARIRCVLRRVEKDQVVGIPNSGVIQVGELRIDTNKRQVYRGEERIRLTGMEFSLLELLVSRSGEPFSRGEILKEVWGYTPERHVDTRVVDVHISRLRSKLEDDPANPELILTARGTGYLFQRIVEAVASEGT; translated from the coding sequence ATGACGGTTTCCAGTTCAGCCAAGGAGACCATCCTGGTCGTCGACGACGAAGCCAGCATCAGGCGGATCCTGGACACACGCCTGTCGATGATCGGCTACCAGGTCGTCACGGCCTCCGACGGCGTGGAGGCGCTCGAGGCCTTCCGTCAGTCGAACCCGGATCTGGTGGTGCTCGACGTGATGATGCCCAAGCTCGATGGCTACGGGGTCTGCCAGGAGCTGCGCAAGGAATCGGATGTGCCGATCGTGATGCTCACGGCCCTGGGCGATGTGGCCGACCGCATCACCGGCCTGGAGCTGGGGGCCGATGACTACGTCGTCAAGCCCTTCAGCCCCAAGGAACTCGAGGCCCGCATCCGCTGCGTGCTGCGCCGGGTGGAGAAGGACCAGGTGGTGGGGATCCCCAACTCCGGAGTCATCCAGGTGGGGGAGCTGCGCATCGACACCAACAAGCGTCAGGTGTACCGGGGGGAGGAGCGCATCCGGCTCACCGGCATGGAGTTCAGCCTGCTGGAGCTGCTGGTGAGCCGCTCGGGCGAACCCTTCAGCCGCGGCGAAATCCTCAAGGAAGTCTGGGGCTATACACCCGAACGCCATGTGGACACCCGGGTGGTGGATGTCCACATCTCCCGGTTGCGCTCCAAGCTGGAGGATGATCCAGCCAATCCCGAGCTGATCCTCACGGCACGCGGCACGGGATACCTGTTCCAGCGCATCGTGGAAGCCGTTGCCTCCGAAGGAACCTGA
- a CDS encoding YdcF family protein: MRRLLVLALLAGALVVVGRGLLLPSLGQPQLILVLGGDIEREKLAGRLAHRDGLPLLVSGGSNPEYAQWLFSQEGLDRRQFRLDYRARDTLGNFTTVVDDLRRLGIHHVLLVTSSDHMDRALLVGRIVAGSRGIHLTPVAVPCGDRCLPEGRRKVWGDGLRAAAWVITGRDLRSWAAGRLGPALGPAGPDPGAH, translated from the coding sequence ATGCGACGGCTGCTGGTGCTGGCACTGCTGGCCGGCGCGCTGGTCGTGGTGGGCCGGGGGCTGCTGCTGCCCAGCCTCGGCCAGCCCCAGTTGATCCTGGTGCTGGGTGGCGATATCGAGCGGGAGAAGCTGGCCGGCCGGCTGGCTCACCGTGACGGGCTCCCCCTGCTGGTGAGTGGTGGCAGCAATCCGGAATACGCCCAGTGGCTGTTCAGCCAGGAGGGGCTCGATCGTCGCCAGTTCCGTCTGGACTACCGGGCCCGCGACACCCTGGGCAACTTCACCACGGTGGTGGATGACCTCCGGCGACTCGGCATCCACCATGTCCTGCTGGTCACCAGCAGCGATCACATGGACCGGGCCCTGCTGGTGGGACGGATCGTGGCCGGCAGCCGAGGGATTCATCTCACCCCGGTGGCCGTCCCCTGCGGAGACCGCTGCCTGCCGGAGGGACGACGCAAGGTCTGGGGCGATGGCCTGAGGGCTGCCGCCTGGGTGATCACCGGTCGGGATCTTCGCTCGTGGGCGGCAGGGCGGCTGGGGCCCGCCCTGGGGCCAGCAGGCCCTGATCCAGGAGCGCATTGA
- the plsX gene encoding phosphate acyltransferase PlsX, whose protein sequence is MPPKEPDLDPRSGRRAKPSRAIRRLVIWYRRNAAVTSLVGTATSSASTAASAAASAAGSVAGSMASTAGSVLNPLVIDPLRRLQQSGGEELAAINRGERLWVAVDGMGGDHAPGPILEGCLRAVQILPVRIRFVAETAAVEAVVPQLGLGELLREAVQRGLIELVPSGPSVGMDDEATVVRRKRDASINLAMDLVKRGEATAVYSAGNSGAVMASAIFRLGRLKGIDRPAIGALFPTKDPTQQVLVLDVGANMDCKPGYLHQFALLGSIYSRDVLGVPRPSVGLLNIGEEECKGNELTLKAFPLLAAEPRIRFKGNCEGRDVLSGAFDVVVCDGYTGNVLLKFLESVGSVLLDVLRAELPRGRRGKVGSAFLRSNLIRIKKRLDHAEHGGALLLGVNGVCVIGHGSSKALSVVSALRIAHLAASHGVMDDLHRLSAQEDTVTACG, encoded by the coding sequence TTGCCTCCGAAGGAACCTGATCTCGATCCCCGCTCCGGCAGGCGTGCCAAGCCAAGCCGGGCCATCCGCCGTCTGGTGATCTGGTACCGCCGCAATGCGGCGGTCACTTCGCTCGTGGGCACGGCCACCTCCTCCGCCAGCACCGCAGCCTCGGCAGCCGCCTCGGCAGCAGGATCCGTGGCCGGCAGCATGGCCTCCACGGCCGGCTCGGTCCTCAACCCGCTGGTCATCGATCCCCTGCGCCGGCTGCAGCAGAGCGGTGGGGAGGAACTGGCGGCCATCAACCGGGGCGAGCGCCTCTGGGTGGCCGTCGACGGCATGGGCGGTGACCACGCTCCCGGACCGATCCTGGAGGGTTGCCTCAGGGCGGTGCAGATCCTGCCCGTACGCATCCGCTTCGTGGCCGAAACTGCGGCGGTGGAAGCGGTGGTACCCCAGCTGGGCCTGGGTGAGCTGCTGCGGGAGGCGGTCCAGCGGGGTCTGATCGAGCTGGTGCCCAGTGGCCCGTCCGTGGGCATGGACGACGAGGCCACGGTGGTGCGGCGCAAGCGCGACGCCAGCATCAACCTGGCCATGGACCTGGTGAAGCGGGGTGAGGCCACCGCGGTCTATTCCGCTGGCAACTCAGGGGCCGTGATGGCCTCGGCCATCTTCCGTCTGGGGCGTCTCAAGGGCATCGACCGGCCTGCCATCGGTGCCCTCTTCCCGACCAAGGATCCAACCCAGCAGGTGCTGGTGCTCGACGTGGGCGCCAACATGGACTGCAAACCGGGCTATCTGCACCAGTTCGCCCTGCTGGGGAGCATCTACAGCCGGGATGTTCTTGGTGTGCCCCGGCCGAGCGTCGGTCTGCTCAACATCGGCGAGGAGGAGTGCAAGGGCAACGAGCTCACGCTCAAGGCCTTTCCGCTGCTGGCGGCTGAGCCGAGGATCCGATTCAAGGGCAACTGTGAAGGCCGCGACGTGCTCTCAGGCGCCTTCGATGTGGTCGTCTGCGATGGCTACACCGGCAACGTGCTGCTCAAGTTCCTCGAGTCCGTGGGCAGCGTGCTGCTCGATGTGTTGCGGGCTGAACTGCCCCGCGGCCGCCGCGGCAAGGTGGGCTCGGCCTTCCTGCGCAGCAATCTGATCCGCATCAAGAAGCGCCTCGACCATGCCGAGCACGGGGGTGCCCTGCTGCTGGGCGTGAATGGCGTCTGCGTGATCGGCCATGGCAGCAGCAAGGCCCTCTCGGTGGTCAGTGCCCTGCGCATCGCCCACCTGGCCGCCAGCCATGGGGTGATGGACGACCTGCACCGGCTCAGCGCCCAGGAAGACACCGTCACGGCCTGTGGTTGA